A genomic segment from Bartonella ancashensis encodes:
- the secD gene encoding protein translocase subunit SecD: protein MRTPSWLTTLYCFILLSGIYIALPNLFSQEKVENSKFLLDTRVTLGLDLQGGSSLLLEVDTKTLQRDQLRTVLGNVRTKLREKKIQTKSIRIIGNNVVAIISNPAQSREAIAALETLATPVYSSFGVADNDISVRAQNETVYVTLTEAGTKDRISGALEQSLEIIRRRIDQIGVAEPAIQKVGTDRMMVQLPGLQDPKQLRDLLGTTAKMTFHLVPSNVDINNPPADVSVLPGYTDENQRYAIYDQIALDGDVLNDARAAFDPQIPGRSIISFTMNSIGSKLFAEITRQNINRPFAIVLDGKVLTAPIITGVIPNGQGQITGNFDSKEASTLAALLRAGSLPAPLTVIEERTVGPNLGADAIRMGLYTGTIGFILVAIFIIFLYGIWGIIANVALILHTILTLAALSLIGATLTLPGIAGIILGIGIAVDANILINERIREESRKGISAFAALDRGFKQAFATILDANVTAIIATTLLFLFGSGPVRGFAITMLLGIIISMFTDITLVRVFMIGVIRKWKIKTLNIQPLFNLIPHNTTFRFMNARFIGIGISIVLSLTSIFLFFKPGLNLGIDFVGGSQMSVTTQKSADLATLRSRLSTLNIGEVTLQSINNENTILVRIQKQNGDEKQQTIAIDAVKAAISDLYPDVLFDQTEVVGPKVSSELATAGATAVILAAIAMSLYIWWRFEWFFAVGAIITLILDTTKMIGFFALFQFDFNLTAIAALLTIIGYSINDKVVVYDRMRENMRLYKKMPLRELIDLSINQVLVRCTFTSITTVFAMLPMALWGGSAIHNFALPMVAGIIIATSSSLFIAAPILLFLGKRWSNKNK from the coding sequence ATGCGTACACCTAGTTGGTTAACTACACTTTATTGTTTTATCCTCTTAAGCGGCATTTACATTGCACTACCCAACTTGTTTTCACAGGAGAAAGTTGAAAATTCAAAATTCTTGCTAGATACTCGTGTAACACTCGGACTTGACCTCCAAGGAGGATCTTCTCTTCTCCTTGAAGTGGATACTAAAACACTGCAGCGTGACCAATTGCGCACAGTTTTAGGAAATGTACGCACTAAATTACGTGAAAAGAAAATTCAAACCAAAAGCATCCGTATAATCGGAAACAATGTGGTTGCAATAATTTCTAATCCTGCGCAAAGTAGAGAAGCCATTGCTGCTTTGGAAACATTAGCAACACCCGTTTATAGTAGTTTTGGCGTTGCAGACAACGATATCTCCGTCCGTGCTCAAAATGAAACTGTTTATGTAACATTAACCGAAGCTGGTACAAAAGATCGTATCAGTGGTGCTCTCGAACAAAGCTTAGAAATTATTCGTCGCCGTATTGATCAAATTGGTGTTGCTGAACCAGCTATCCAGAAAGTAGGAACCGACCGTATGATGGTCCAATTACCTGGACTACAAGACCCAAAGCAATTACGTGATCTCTTGGGAACTACTGCAAAGATGACCTTTCATCTTGTTCCCTCCAATGTGGATATCAATAACCCACCTGCAGATGTATCAGTTCTTCCAGGATATACTGATGAAAATCAACGTTATGCTATTTACGATCAAATTGCTCTAGATGGAGATGTCCTTAATGATGCGCGCGCTGCTTTTGATCCACAAATACCAGGACGTTCTATAATCTCATTTACGATGAATTCTATTGGCTCTAAGTTATTTGCTGAAATAACACGCCAAAACATTAATCGTCCCTTTGCAATTGTACTTGATGGTAAGGTGCTAACCGCTCCCATTATTACTGGCGTTATCCCCAATGGACAAGGGCAAATTACAGGAAATTTTGATTCCAAAGAGGCATCTACCCTTGCAGCTCTCCTTCGTGCTGGCTCTTTACCTGCACCACTAACCGTCATTGAAGAAAGAACTGTGGGGCCAAATCTTGGTGCTGATGCTATTCGGATGGGTCTTTATACAGGAACAATAGGGTTCATTCTTGTTGCAATCTTTATCATTTTTTTATACGGAATCTGGGGTATCATTGCAAATGTAGCGTTAATACTACATACAATCCTAACACTTGCAGCATTAAGCCTCATTGGTGCTACACTCACACTTCCAGGAATTGCTGGTATTATTTTAGGAATCGGTATTGCTGTTGATGCTAACATTTTGATTAACGAGCGTATTCGCGAAGAAAGTCGCAAAGGTATTAGCGCTTTTGCTGCTTTAGACCGTGGATTTAAACAGGCTTTTGCGACAATTTTAGATGCTAATGTAACAGCTATTATTGCAACCACTTTGCTTTTCCTATTTGGAAGTGGACCCGTCCGTGGTTTTGCTATCACAATGTTGCTCGGCATTATAATCTCTATGTTCACTGACATCACTCTTGTACGTGTTTTTATGATTGGAGTGATACGTAAATGGAAAATCAAAACACTCAATATTCAACCTCTTTTTAATTTGATCCCTCATAATACGACCTTCCGTTTTATGAACGCTCGCTTCATCGGCATTGGTATTTCAATCGTCTTATCACTTACCTCGATTTTCCTATTTTTCAAACCTGGCTTAAATTTAGGAATCGATTTTGTTGGTGGAAGCCAAATGAGTGTCACAACACAAAAATCTGCAGATCTTGCAACATTGCGATCACGGCTTTCTACTCTTAATATTGGTGAAGTAACACTGCAGAGTATTAACAATGAAAATACAATTTTAGTCCGTATTCAAAAACAAAATGGTGATGAAAAACAACAAACAATCGCTATAGATGCAGTAAAAGCGGCTATTAGTGATCTCTACCCGGATGTTCTCTTCGATCAGACAGAAGTTGTAGGTCCAAAAGTCTCAAGTGAACTTGCCACAGCAGGTGCAACTGCTGTTATTTTAGCAGCAATTGCTATGTCACTCTACATTTGGTGGCGCTTTGAATGGTTTTTCGCGGTTGGAGCAATTATCACACTCATCCTTGATACAACAAAAATGATTGGCTTTTTTGCTCTATTTCAGTTCGATTTTAACCTAACGGCCATTGCTGCCCTTTTGACAATCATTGGTTATTCTATAAATGATAAAGTTGTTGTCTATGATAGAATGCGTGAAAACATGCGTCTTTATAAGAAAATGCCACTACGTGAACTCATTGACCTCTCTATAAATCAGGTTCTTGTGCGTTGTACTTTCACGTCAATTACAACGGTTTTTGCCATGCTCCCCATGGCTCTATGGGGTGGAAGTGCTATTCATAATTTTGCATTACCTATGGTTGCTGGAATTATAATTGCAACATCGTCATCTCTCTTTATCGCAGCTCCCATTTTACTATTCTTGGGAAAACGATGGAGTAATAAAAATAAATAA